Proteins from one Camelina sativa cultivar DH55 chromosome 8, Cs, whole genome shotgun sequence genomic window:
- the LOC104708683 gene encoding pullulanase 1, chloroplastic-like gives MALTLIPSSSVHLLNSTSVAPPHIFASDSNLRPRWRRRRRAFSSISISRHRLPSRTSHYCLCSSSSASSSMSIEVSTPNYQFLHCLIYSRAHWVTQGVIAWNVDVVAGEESCYLYASKIAGLSFSEDGIDGYDLRIKLEAESSSLPANVIEKFPHIRDYKSFKVPSDLDVRDLVKSQLAVVCFDAKGRLIQGTGLQLPGVLDELFSYDGPLGAHFTPEGVSLHLWAPTAQAVSVCIYKNPLYKSPMEICPLKEANGVWSTEGACSWEGCYYMYKVSVYHPSTMKVETCYANDPYARGLSADGSKTFLVNLDSDDLKPEGWENLADEKPCPKSYSDISIYELHVRDFSAYDETVEPENRGGYLAFTLKDSAGGRHLQKLVDAGLTHLHLLPTHQFGDVDDEKENWKSVDTSLLDGLPPDSTEAQARITEIQNDNGYNWGYNPVLWGVPKGSYASDPTGPYRIIEFRKMVQALNCTGLNVILDVVYNHLHANGPHDKDSVLDKIVPGYYLRRNNDGFIENSTCVNNTASEHYMVDRLIRDDLLNWVVNYKVDGFRFDLMGHIMKATMVNAKSAIGSLRKEKDGVDGSRIYLYGEGWNFGEVANNGRGINASQFNLCGTGIGSFNDRIRDAILGGSPFGHPLQQGFITGLLLEPNGHDHGSEATQELMLSTAKDHIQIGMAANLKDYMLTNHEGKEVNGSEVLMHDATPVAYASQPTETINYVSAHDNETLFDIISLKTPMEIFVDERCRINHLASSMIALSQGIPFFHAGDEILRSKSLDRDSYNSDDWFNRLDFSYSSNNWGVGLPPKGKNEHNWPLIKPRLQDPSFKPQSSHIVATLHNFLDLLRIRYSSPLFRLDTAKAIQERVRFHNTGPSSIPGAIVMSIEDGHKSILPSVSQIDPVYSLIVVIFNARPSEFSFLSPALKDRNLELHPVQVMSGDETVKKSVYEAFSGSFTVPARTTTVFVESRNG, from the exons ATGGCACTGACACTGATACCATCAAGTTCCGTTCATCTTCTCAACTCCACCTCCGTCGCGCCTCCTCATATCTTCGCATCTGATTCTAATCTTCGACCTCGGTGGCGGCGTCGTCGTCGGGCTTTTTCTTCAATCTCTATCTCCCGTCACAGACTTCCTTCGAGAACTTCGCATTACTGCCTCTGTTCCTCGTCTTCCGCTTCATCTTCCATGTCTATTGAAGTCTCCACTCCGAATTATCAG TTTCTTCACTGTTTGATCTATTCAAGAGCGCATTGGGTTACCCAAGGCGTAATCGCTTGGAATGTGGATGTTGTTGCTGGTGAAGAATCGTGTTACTTGTATGCGAGCAAAATTGCTGGTTTATCATTCAGTGAAGATGGAATCGATG GTTATGATTTAAGAATCAAGCTTGAAGCTGAATCCAGTTCACTTCCTGCAAAC GTGATTGAGAAGTTTCCACATATTAGGGATTACAAATCGTTCAAAGTTCCTTCAGATTTGGATGTCAGGGATCTTGTCAAAAGCCAGTTAGCTGTTGTTTGctttgatg CGAAAGGACGGCTGATTCAGGGAACTGGGTTGCAATTGCCTGGCGTCCTGGATGAATTGTTCTCATATGATGGTCCCCTTGGTGCACATTTTACACCAGAAGGTGTATCTCTTCACCTCTGGGCTCCCACTGCTCAA GCAGTATCTGTTTGCATCTATAAAAACCCACTTTACAAGAGTCCGATGGAAATCTGCCCACTCAAAGAGGCAAACGGTGTGTGGAGCACTGAAGGGGCTTGTAGTTGGGAAGGATGCTATTATATGTATAAAGTATCAGTCTACCATCCAAGCACCATGAAAGTGGAGACTTGCTATGCTAATGATCCTTATGCACGGGG GCTTTCAGCAGATGGGAGCAAAACTTTTCTGGTTAATCTTGATTCTGATGATCTAAAACCTGAAGGATGGGAGAACTTAGCAGATGAGAAGCCATGCCCAAAATCCTACTCAGATATAAGTATTTATGAGCTGCATGTGAGGGACTTCAG TGCCTATGATGAGACTGTCGAGCCTGAAAATCGTGGTGGATATTTAGCTTTCACTTTAAAG GATTCTGCAGGTGGGAGACATCTTCAGAAATTAGTTGATGCAGGTCTTACCCATCTACATCTTCTTCCAACACATCAGTttggtgatgttgatgatgagaagGAGAATTGGAAGTCTGTAG ACACCAGTTTGCTGGATGGATTACCACCTGATTCAACTGAGGCACAAGCTCGTATTACAGAAATCCAGAATGATAATGGCTATAACTGGGG GTATAATCCTGTGCTCTGGGGAGTCCCGAAAGGAAGCTATGCTAGTGATCCGACTGGTCCTTACCGCATAATTGAATTTAGAAAAATGGTTCAG GCTCTTAATTGTACTGGTCTTAATGTCATCTTAGACGTTGTTTACAACCACTTGCATGCAAATGGGCCACACGACAAAGACTCTGTTCTTGATAAG ATAGTTCCAGGTTACTATTTGAGAAGGAACAATGATGGTTTTATTGAAAACAGTACATGTGTAAACAACACTGCCAGCGAGCATTATATGGTTGATCGTCTAATACGGGATGATCTATTAAATTGGGTCGTTAATTATAAG GTTGATGGTTTTCGTTTTGATCTTATGGGTCATATAATGAAAGCTACAATG GTAAACGCAAAATCTGCAATTGGTAGCttgagaaaggaaaaagatgGAGTTGATGGTTCAAGAATTTACTT ATATGGCGAAGGATGGAACTTTGGTGAAGTTGCTAACAATGGACGTGGAATAAATGCTTCACAGTTCAACTTATGCGGGACTGGAATTGGAAG TTTTAACGACCGTATACGAGATGCAATTCTTGGGGGATCTCCATTTGGTCATCCTCTTCAACAAGGATTTATTACAGGTTTATTGTTAGAG CCTAACGGTCATGACCATGGTTCAGAAGCTACCCAGGAACTGATGCTTTCTACCGCGAAAGATCACATACAG ATTGGTATGGCAGCAAATCTGAAGGATTATATGCTGACCAATCACGAAGGAAAGGAG GTGAATGGATCAGAGGTTTTAATGCATGATGCTACACCTGTTGCATATGCTTCACAGCCAACAGAAACT ATTAACTACGTCTCTGCCCATGACAATGAAACTCTCTTTGACATTATCAGTTTGAAg ACTCCGATGGAAATATTTGTTGATGAAAGGTGTCGAATCAATCATTTGGCGTCAAGTATGATTGCCCTCTCTCAG GGTATTCCATTCTTCCATGCTGGGGACGAGATTCTACGCTCGAAATCACTTGATCGTGATTCTTACAACTCCGATGATTGGTTCAATAG GCTAGACTTCAGCTACAGTTCCAACAATTGGGGTGTTGGGCTTCCTCCAAAAGGGAAAAACGAACACAATTGGCCACT GATCAAACCGAGGCTACAAGATCCATCCTTCAAGCCTCAAAGCAGTCACATAGTTGCCACGCTGCACAATTTCTTAGATTTGTTACGCATCAGATACTCTTCACCACTCTTTCGTTTAGATACAGCGAAGGCTATCCAG gAGCGAGTGCGATTTCATAATACAGGCCCCTCATCAATCCCTGGTGCCATTGTCATGAGCATTGAAGATGGTCATAAGAGCATCCTCCCGAGTGTATCTCAGATCGATCCAGT CTACTCACTCATTGTGGTAATCTTCAATGCACGCCCATCTGAGTTCTCATTTCTCAGTCCCGCTCTAAAAGACAGGAATCTCGAATTACACCCGGTACAG GTGATGTCAGGCGATGAAACAGTCAAGAAATCAGTTTATGAGGCGTTTTCCGGCAGCTTCACTGTACCGGCAAGAACAACGACGGTGTTTGTTGAATCGCGGAATGGTTGA
- the LOC104708682 gene encoding salicylate/benzoate carboxyl methyltransferase-like isoform X2 yields the protein MSPPSINKVNERCNDKSENENERNNGDVIIQNSFASPLCMSGGDGDNSYSTNSLLQRRVLSKAKPVLIKNTKELMINLNFPRYIKVADLGCSSGQNTFLAMSEIINTINVLCQERNQDPPEIDCCLNDLPNNDFNTTFKFIQFFNEKNTTSKELYFVSGVPGSFYSRLFPRRSLHFVHSSYGLHWLSKVLEGLEENKMSVYIKNSSPLSTYKAYLNQFQRDFMTFLKLRAEEMVSNGCMVLTFIGRSTIDNPLHRDCCHFWTLLSKALSDLVVEGLVSASKVNSFYIPFYDPNEKEVKEMVEKEGSFEIKDLETHGYDLGHCNQDETKRSKSGKNEANYIRAVSEPLLVAHFGDAIINILFNKFAHHVSQHASCKNKTTVSIVVSLTRKKTFLMS from the exons ATGTCCCCACCTTCTATAAATAAAGTGAATGAG AGATGTAATGATAAGAGcgaaaatgaaaatgagaggAATAACGGAGATGTAATTATTCAAAACTCTTTTGCGAGTCCTCTTTGTATGAGTGGAGGAGATGGAGACAACAGTTACTCCACAAATTCTCTTCTTCAg agaagAGTGTTATCAAAGGCTAAGCCAGTTTTAATTAAGAACACAAAGGAGCTGATGATAAActtaaactttcctagatacaTTAAAGTAGCTGATTTAGGTTGTTCTTCGGGACAAAACACTTTCTTGGCAATGTCTGAAATTATCAATACAATCAATGTATTATGTCAAGAGAGGAACCAAGACCCACCAGAAATAGATTGTTGTCTAAATGATCTCCCTAATAACGATTTTAACACAACGTTCAAATTCATACAATTCTTCAACGAAAAGAACACCACGAGCAAAGAATTATACTTTGTCTCTGGAGTCCCCGGTTCATTCTACTCGAGGCTCTTCCCTCGGAGGAGTCTTCATTTCGTGCATTCCTCTTATGGTCTCCATTGGCTCTCTAAG GTTCTTGAAGGGCTTGAGGAAAATAAGATGAGTGTGTACATCAAAAATTCAAGTCCCCTAAGTACATACAAAGCTTATTTAAATCAATTCCAAAGAGATTTCATGACATTTCTGAAACTGCGTGCTGAAGAAATGGTTTCCAATGGATGCATGGTTCTTACTTTCATCGGTAGAAGTACTATTGATAATCCACTGCATAGAGATTGTTGTCACTTTTGGACATTATTATCCAAAGCTCTCTCTGACCTTGTCGTCGAG gGTCTTGTGAGTGCATCGAAGGTTAATTCTTTCTACATACCATTTTATGACCCGAACGAAAAAGAAGTGAAGGAGATGGTAGAgaaagaaggttcctttgaaaTCAAAGACTTGGAGACACATGGATATGATCTTGGTCACTGTAACCAAGACGAGACAAAGAGAAGTAAATCAGGGAAAAATGAAGCCAATTACATCAGAGCGGTGAGTGAACCACTGCTCGTGGCTCACTTTGGAGATGCTATTATCAACATATTGTTTAATAAGTTCGCACATCA
- the LOC104708682 gene encoding salicylate/benzoate carboxyl methyltransferase-like isoform X1, with protein MREVASLNTIHYFDNSWLRDMDSRFIHSTSFLRCNDKSENENERNNGDVIIQNSFASPLCMSGGDGDNSYSTNSLLQRRVLSKAKPVLIKNTKELMINLNFPRYIKVADLGCSSGQNTFLAMSEIINTINVLCQERNQDPPEIDCCLNDLPNNDFNTTFKFIQFFNEKNTTSKELYFVSGVPGSFYSRLFPRRSLHFVHSSYGLHWLSKVLEGLEENKMSVYIKNSSPLSTYKAYLNQFQRDFMTFLKLRAEEMVSNGCMVLTFIGRSTIDNPLHRDCCHFWTLLSKALSDLVVEGLVSASKVNSFYIPFYDPNEKEVKEMVEKEGSFEIKDLETHGYDLGHCNQDETKRSKSGKNEANYIRAVSEPLLVAHFGDAIINILFNKFAHHVSQHASCKNKTTVSIVVSLTRKKTFLMS; from the exons ATGAGAGAGGTAGCCTCCTTAAACACCatacattattttgataatagCTGGTTGCGAGATATGGATTCAAGATTCATCCATTCCACATCTTTCTTAAG ATGTAATGATAAGAGcgaaaatgaaaatgagaggAATAACGGAGATGTAATTATTCAAAACTCTTTTGCGAGTCCTCTTTGTATGAGTGGAGGAGATGGAGACAACAGTTACTCCACAAATTCTCTTCTTCAg agaagAGTGTTATCAAAGGCTAAGCCAGTTTTAATTAAGAACACAAAGGAGCTGATGATAAActtaaactttcctagatacaTTAAAGTAGCTGATTTAGGTTGTTCTTCGGGACAAAACACTTTCTTGGCAATGTCTGAAATTATCAATACAATCAATGTATTATGTCAAGAGAGGAACCAAGACCCACCAGAAATAGATTGTTGTCTAAATGATCTCCCTAATAACGATTTTAACACAACGTTCAAATTCATACAATTCTTCAACGAAAAGAACACCACGAGCAAAGAATTATACTTTGTCTCTGGAGTCCCCGGTTCATTCTACTCGAGGCTCTTCCCTCGGAGGAGTCTTCATTTCGTGCATTCCTCTTATGGTCTCCATTGGCTCTCTAAG GTTCTTGAAGGGCTTGAGGAAAATAAGATGAGTGTGTACATCAAAAATTCAAGTCCCCTAAGTACATACAAAGCTTATTTAAATCAATTCCAAAGAGATTTCATGACATTTCTGAAACTGCGTGCTGAAGAAATGGTTTCCAATGGATGCATGGTTCTTACTTTCATCGGTAGAAGTACTATTGATAATCCACTGCATAGAGATTGTTGTCACTTTTGGACATTATTATCCAAAGCTCTCTCTGACCTTGTCGTCGAG gGTCTTGTGAGTGCATCGAAGGTTAATTCTTTCTACATACCATTTTATGACCCGAACGAAAAAGAAGTGAAGGAGATGGTAGAgaaagaaggttcctttgaaaTCAAAGACTTGGAGACACATGGATATGATCTTGGTCACTGTAACCAAGACGAGACAAAGAGAAGTAAATCAGGGAAAAATGAAGCCAATTACATCAGAGCGGTGAGTGAACCACTGCTCGTGGCTCACTTTGGAGATGCTATTATCAACATATTGTTTAATAAGTTCGCACATCA
- the LOC104708685 gene encoding zinc finger protein ZAT6-like, with amino-acid sequence MALEALTSPRLASPMPTLFQDSGVGFHGSKGKRSKRSKRSRSEFDRHSLTEDEYIALCLMLLARDGDRTHHDVNLTSSPALLPPTPIYKCGVCDKAFSSYQALGGHKASHRKNFSVTQSAGGDELPTSSAITTTSGSSGGGGGGRSVEKSHVCSICHKSFATGQALGGHKRCHYEGKTGGGGGGSSSVSNSEGVGSTSHVSSSHRGFDLNIPLIPEFSMVSVENEVMSPMPAKKLKHSSSKGDNLI; translated from the coding sequence ATGGCGCTTGAAGCTCTTACTTCTCCAAGATTAGCCTCTCCGATGCCGACTCTGTTTCAAGATTCAGGAGTAGGGTTTCATGGGAGTAAAGGCAAGCGATCTAAGCGATCTAAGCGATCAAGATCTGAATTCGACCGTCACAGTCTCACGGAGGATGAGTATATCGCTTTATGTCTCATGCTTCTTGCTCGAGACGGAGATCGAACCCATCATGACGTTAACCTTACTTCTTCACCGGCTCTGCTTCCTCCTACTCCGATCTACAAGTGTGGCGTCTGTGACAAGGCGTTTTCCTCCTACCAGGCCCTTGGTGGACACAAGGCAAGTCACCGGAAAAACTTTTCGGTGACTCAATCAGCCGGAGGAGATGAGCTACCGACGTCGTCGGCCATAACTACTACATCTGGTAGCTCAGGCGGCGGCGGGGGAGGACGAAGTGTTGAGAAGTCGCACGTTTGCTCCATCTGTCATAAATCGTTCGCCACCGGTCAAGCTCTCGGCGGTCACAAACGTTGCCACTACGAAGGAAAGACCGGAGGTGGCGGCGGAGGGAGCAGTAGCGTGTCGAATTCGGAAGGTGTGGGTTCTACGAGCCACGTCAGCAGCAGCCACCGTGGGTTTGACCTCAACATCCCGCTGATACCGGAATTCTCGATGGTCAGCGTAGAAAACGAGGTGATGAGTCCCATGCCGGCGAAGAAACTCAAACATAGCTCTTCTAAGGGGGATAACTTGATATAG